Genomic window (Octopus bimaculoides isolate UCB-OBI-ISO-001 chromosome 28, ASM119413v2, whole genome shotgun sequence):
aatattttgtttatttttactgtttttcctctttttagGGAACAATTACCATTTGCCATTTCTGCAGACATCAGAGAAATTGCAGAGACTTGTCCGAGTGGGACCACCACATCAGAATCTGAAACACATCAATCCAACCCCGCTTGACCCATCCTCAAACTCAAATTCAGATACCTACTTAGGTTCCCCTACGTACCAGTTGGGGTCCAAACTTGTGAACGATTCAAACTATTACTTAGAAGAAGTTGCCATGGGAACCAAATTATACTCGCCGCCATCGCTGTCACTCTCACCGACACACCGCAACAATCGGCGGCGTCGCCGTCAGCGCCGCATTCCTGCAAGGTCAGTGCCGAGGAGCGACCCGGTGTCACGAAATGTTGCtggcaacgacgacgatgatgatgatgacaatgatgatgacgatgacgatgacgatgttctGCCTGCGATTCACTCTTACTCTGAGCCTCCCCACTTCTCCCATCCCCACTTCCGCTCCCCCTACATTCACTCCTATCCGTATCTCATCAACGACATGGTGATGCTCCCCATGAGTCGATCCCCTCGCAATTCGAACCGACGAGCacgctacaacaacaacaaaaacaacaacaacaacagcaacaacaacaacaaggattacgacgacaacaacagcaacgacaacggCGACACCCGGCAGAGTCGAAGTCCAAACACAAGAGCTTCTTTACCTGCTGATCTTTCCCAACGTTCCACAAGGTAAGAAGAGATGGAAAtgctatcattgtcatcaccatcatcatcctcgtcatcatcatcatcatcatcatcgtcgtcgttgtcatcaccatcgttactatcatcaccaccataagcatcaatatcaccaccatcactaccactaccatcatcatcatcatcatcaccaccatcatcattatcatcaccatcatcaccaccaccaccatcatcaccatcatcattgtcgtcatcatcatcatcatcattgtcatcaccatcatcatcctcatcataatcattgtcgtcatcgccatcgttactatcatcaccacaatAAGCATCAATatcgccaccatcactaccactaccatcatcatcatcatcatcaccatatatcAGTtaacaaccctcacctgtttccaagtaaaattaaaaccttcccaAATTCTTCCAGGAAGTCTGGAAACAAACATTCTTGTTTATCGGACAATGACACTTGTTTGCAACTCTTGCATCATTACTTGTGATGTCTTCatcgtattttttcttttgtagacgATCCAAAGAAAAGCCTAAACCTGAGGGCAACACAACAAGTGACACAAGAACCATGACAGACGgcaaagaaggggaggaggatgaAGTGAGACATAACCCAACTGATGAGAAACGCTTACGAGAATTGAGGGCCAGAGAGAAACTGAAGCGGGAACAGGAGGAACAAGAGAGATGGGAGAGGTTGGACAACGAACAACAGAATTTGGAATTGGGGCTCACGAAGGGAGTTCAGGAAAAGCTGCAGCAGGAAGAGGGTGGCGATGATGGAGAGGGGCCAGGGGAGGGTCAACAGGGAGAACGTCTGTCCCCGCGGAAAAAGAACAAGGCAGAAACTGGGAAAGGGAAAGGGAAAGAGCgaggggaggagggagaagaggaaggggaggacgGGGATAACGAGAAAGAAGAGAACGGGGAGGAGAAAGCAGAGGAGGTAAAGGGAGAAGAAGCTGAAGATGGAGTTGGAGAcggggaagaagaagaggaagcagAATTGGCAGAGAATAACACCGAAAGAGATTCACGGAATGAGAACAGCTTCCGGCCGGAACCAGATACTGAAACCACTTCCAAAAAGGGACAATCTGTAAGTAGCCTacgcttaatgatgatgatgatgatgataataataataataataataataatgataaataaataaataaatgcccggatgcagtactaggcagtggctctcatggcttctgatcttaattgattggaaatgttatcatgtacattgttttgtcttggtataaaaagatggcctacaggAAACTATATATCATTctggttttctatatattgctagcagggaggTGAGTTGCTCTTATCTCTAAGCAGTCGAGCCTCCCTCATCGATGAAAcaaaggaaggtcgaaatcacgtgatctacGGGTCACAGCACCAGAGTTGATGAGGATTTATCTCCCCACATTTTATGCATTTTACACCAAAAGCTATGATGAGAGCTTCTCTTGCGGCACCCACCacagtatagcttgttctaacatccatgtttaagtgggaataaatattacctctcactttattttgtggggttttttttttcttgtatttatatacgtattctttctcttcttctagTTGACCCCAGCTCAGAAAACTGCCGAACCTGAAACTGCTCgatcaaaacaaaagaatgagagtaagtatagatacacacacatatatatatatatatatatatatatatatatatacacacacacacatatatatatacacaaatatatatatatatatatatacacgttggaccactgaactcaacatgatttttttttagtagtagtagtagtaacgtcTGTGAAAGCTCATATGTTGACTTGTCAGAATTCTCTCATCTGCAGCTGAAAAACTCCAAGAGATGCTAGAATCGATTCGAGAACAACGGAAATCAAAGGAACGGCAGAGAGAAGAATTAGTGAAACGGGCCAAAACATTGCAGGCCAAAATACAGAACCGAAGAAACCATGGTAAGATCTGTACTTTCTCAAAtcttaacccttttcttaccatatttctattgagacCGTCAATAagaccgaccccagtacacaactgatactttatttatcgaccctgaaagattgaaaagcaaagtcggccttggaatttgaactcagaacattgcgacgggtgaaataccactaagtgtttcacccagcatgttaacgattctgcgagcttgccgccttaataataataataataataataatatttataatgaatagaacaataataattgtaagtgacattgtaatgtttattatattgACCAGCGAGGGacatttggaagaaaaaatactacgaagagaaaaagaagacgcCACCCCTGGAAGAACAATGCAACAAACTGCGTCACGAGCTGGATGTGATACAtcgtaaatatatttcttctctggAACCAGCGAAGGAGAAACCGACAAAGATAACGACTAAGAAACCATCTGAGAAGGTAAGtggaggggaaatattaccttgcttggaaacaggtaagggttggtgacaggaagagcatccagctgtagaaaaaatttgcctcaataaacatcatctgaaagtaaacattaaaatgatgatatatatttttcattgttttaatatcaacTTTCCCATGCTGGCCTGGATCAGACGGAGATTATTGAGGAGGATTTtttgcagttggatgccctttctgtcaacAATTTTGGCACATACAATTTTCTTATATGCATCTGTATTGACTTTACTCATTGTTGATGTCATTCCCTACATAGGCataattgtaattttaatctgttaataatatatttctgtgttttttttaacacTGTATGTCGTGAGATGTTATCTGAAGATGAATACCACAATTTATCAGGCATTCAACAACatatctgctttaagtatgatacacaacCAGCTGTTTTGAACTAATATTGGTTCTGTCACCCATTCCgaattttatattctttgcaaCTCTTTCATTTTCACTGCCCAGGAATTAATCTCTCCACTTACCCGCCTACCCATTAACGTACCCAATTTTCTTCCAGAACAACATCCTTATCCAGGCGAGCCGTCTGAAACACGAGACAGAAGATTTACAACATCGAGTTGATAATGCAAAGATGAAGCTGACAGCTGAACTAAAGGTAAAACTATTGTCTTTGCTTccagtttgtttttttatcttttcaagtCTAACGAAGGTACAAAAGGTTCTTTGTGTTCATCTCCAACATTTTTCTAggacattaatttcacaagattcatttttttttcaaatttttcaaatttcacttggaaaggaagtTGAGGATGGAGAGGGatgtttgttgaaaggtgggggtgaatgttggaagaatggccagtgtgaaaggaccaattctgaatATAcacctgtaaaaagaaaaaaaaaagaaaaaaggataagGGCTCTTGCCCTTTTGTTCAGGTACCCGTGGCTTTTGTGGGAATTTCCACGAGGACCTTAAAGcgcctcccctattgggagtttaatttttaacttatttatattgtttacacattgtaaaacccattgtatcttcctgtttttgtcttttttgttgtatgtcttttaatgttattttatgtgagcccttgtggctaataaaagaatgaattattattactattattattattattattattataaactatttctttttgtttgtttttaacagttGAGAAACCAGACTGAAATTGAACTGAAAGCCCTGAAAGGCGAATTAATTCAACAAAAGATCAACTTGAATTTGATCCGTAAACAACAGCTGTCAAGCATTATGACCCCAGGAGGGACCCCTGCAGCCAGCCAAGATATGCTCATTGCAATCAAACAACCCATAATACAAACtacaaaatgaaacagaaacacATCTCGAATCATTTGGAAAACtatttgttatatatgcatacaatacatacatgtatatatatatatatatacatacatatatttatatatatatattgtttaatgtacacaTTATACAGTTAtgaactaatagtttcatacattggagGTGCTTTCTAGACAGGTTTTAATAATACATGtagtgtctccaagcaatctacAGGCTTTGAGCACAcggtacagatatataaataacatatggtataattacaaACAGGAcatattttagccatttctccacagactgaaaaaaatgatgaacatcCTTAATCTATTATACGAAACCTTATTggtttctcatcagaggcgtctactTCAATCTGACAGTCTCTGgtgaaacaagcagccaaactgtttatatactcaacaaatgcagcagttactctatgaaggagtccctaatttgcataccgaaagtgtttaacactataaATACCAGCAGCCTGTGGATAGGGATCTTAGTctacacagtatcaaggtatgatataatgtatgtgcaacatgtagtataatatatatacaatggtttaggccatgtgctcagagcctgggattgcttggagatactaggcatgttataaaaacctgcctagatAATATCTCCAGTGTATGAAACTGTTAAacaatatttctctctcaccggatggagtacttttttgttgatcttaactttacagaaaagcaaactatatatatatatatatatatatacacatatacacaagcatatgcatatagaacatatgtatattgatacataaacatacatatatgaacaaatatgaaCACTATATGCAgtaagcataaatatatgaatgtacatatataaaatatatacacacgtttatatatatatatatatatatatatatatatatattatacatgcNNNNNNNNNNAACTGACAAATGAAAAGGCTTTGAAACCttcaaagattatatatacacacatatatatactcacttgaTGTGACATAATCCAATATTGCTAAAATCCTCGAAAGTAACTatgaaacacactcacacacacatacgtatacagctcatcccacacatacatatacacatacctgtatgtgtgtaatattttgatTGGATGGTcatataaattctttttaaattgttacatatacatgtataaacctataaatttcattgttgttgttgctgttattgtttaaccacaggtcagtcctgatccagcaaacctctgatcaaagatgttccagcagtgaccatcccatcttttattgagccacagtgtatctaggactacattatctaatgtgtccatctctgttgttgtttaaccccaggtcagtcctgatccagcaaacctctgatcaaagatgttccagcggtgaccatcccatctttgagatgtacgaggtctgatcaataagtatccagactgttgccatagtaacgaagctgagGCATGCAGAGGGAAGCCGCatggcacagactgaccttggACTTTACTGTGCATGTGCaccaagttttaacgttctagctcacatccgttgtttacagcagtgcttggaaggaaggtgtgtagcgtgtcaTTTCCTTTTCAGAACTGCAAGATGgtatttgaggtagatttagctTGCCACTTGAGTACAATGGCCAGAAATTGGAATTtaatgaagcatatatatatatatatatatgcacacacacacacccacccatctatgtatgtgtgtgtgtgtgtgtgtttgtcccctcaccatcgcttgacaacctgtgctggtgtgtttacgtccctgtaactaagcagctcagcaaaaagagactgatagaataagcaccaggctttaaaaaattagtactggagtAAATTCGTGTGACTTAAAAATTATTCcctgcagtgccccagcatgaccacagtctaatggctgaaacaagtaaaaaatatacattaaaaaaaacactaataaacaaaaatttaatttaccacaaaaaaatttttttttttttatttcaaaatttccaaaaaaaaaaaaaaaaaaaaaaaaaaggaaagaaaaaacatctagagtaattttaaattaaatgtcAATGGTTTAGTTCTATGTACATAAGTCTCGTTACTATATCACATCATTagtcaggaggaggaggaggagggagaaagggaggaggaagagaagtggCAGAGGATGGAAGGAGGGGTAGAATATTTAGAGACaatattgttgtaataataataataagtcccttctactataggcacaaggcctgaaattttggggaaagggaaatagtcaattacatcgaccccagtgtgtaactggtacataACTTACCGacaccggcagaatttgaactcagaacaaaaagatgaataacaataataataataataatcctttctgctataggcaccaagcctggattttgtggggagggggacagtcaatcacatcaacctcggtgttcaactggtacttattttatcgaccccgaaaggacaaaaggcaaagtcgacctcagcagaatttgaacttagaatgtaaggatgaatgaaatgccactaagcattttacctggcgtgctaacaagcTCAGCCAGCTTGcatgccgccttaataatagtaataataataattattattattattattatttaggcgcagggccagcaattttttgaTGGGATAGTGTTAGTTGATAACCGCAACCTCAATATTGagctggtaccttattttatcaatctctgttGTGGAGAAGAGAACAGTGGATAGGACCAAccacagtatttcactggtatacAATATCAACGCCTGTTCACAGACATAAAAGGTAAATTCTACCCAAACAGAAAACTGTTTTTGTAACATGAATaagcatttaaccctttcgataccaacacCTCTGGCTCTGAAGTACaattgtcttgttttcaaaagttctcaaaatcttccaccaaaccttagtcacaatttatgttcctaacactagatgaatgataacgaagttattttactaaattctttgttatatttaaaattatttgcaagaaacacagagcatctcaacagaaatatggtacatAACTGGACTTTGCTCAGACTATTCTTTCATCTGAAGATGGGCCTTCGCccgaaatataaagattttataaaactctctttttatcttctttaatataacaatgcttcaagcaaactacaacacttatttatatatatatatatatatatatatatacacctaacaTACATCCTTAATGACAGtagtgaacatgcacacacacacacacacacacacacctatgtttccaagggtgaattatccaaaccccaaagaatacctctcaacacatggctatgatgctcccccactacttctgctcgtgatcagagatacacatatcgtcagccaccaagggacattctcaactggttaaggtcaaacaactgacaagcaaatctgtggtgttaagcagaatattttgctgtaggccatcttttacaCCAGGACAAAAttcagttaagaccagaagccataagagccattattattattattattactattattattaatattgtctaATATtagcacaaagccacaaatttttGAGGTAGGATATAGTCAACTGAATCCCTCaatacacagctggtacttaataaatgaaaagtaaCATTAACCCTGACATGTAAAGAGACCTGGACTGATATTATAAACCTGTTTGTCCCATTTTCTACCAATTTTGAAATTGTATCAGCCAATTTACTAATTCAGCAATTTTGAATGTCAgtctacaaatttttttttctattaatcagCCAATTTTGCAATTTAATCTGCCAACCCCCCAATTCTGTGATTTAGCTTGTCAGTTTACCATTTCTACAATGTAGCCTGCCAATCTACCAATTCAGCCAGCCATTCTACCTTTTCTACAATTTTGCCTGCCAATCTACCAATTCTGCAATTTAGCCTGCCAATCTACCAATTCTGCAATTTAGCCTGCCAATCTACCAATTCTGCATCCTTAGcaataatgattgaaaaaaaaactaaaggaaaaatcTTTTGTCATGGTGTAAATAGGGGCCGCTGGAGTAAATAATGTTAAAGTTAGGGGTTGGGAGATAAGGGCCATAGGCAGCAAACATGAAGGTTATTAGAAAGGGAGTAATAAAACTGAGCTGCATGGGGTGGGGGAAGTTTAGTTTTTAAGGGGACAGACAGTATAGTAGTGTTTAATGAAGCAAAACGTTTTTAAGGGGTCACAGTACAGTGTTTTATCAAGCAAGGAGTTCTTAAGGGGTTGCAAATAGTTAAGGGGACAATACAGTGTTTAACCAAACAAGGAATCTGAAAGGAGGCATCATGTGCCTCTTGCCCCCTGCTCCCCCTCCTCCACCAAGACTTTTGTCAGCCAATCCTGTCCTGATCAAGGGCTATGGCGGGGCCCTATGCCCAACCCAGGACAACCATCTCCAACCCAGAAGTGCCCTATGAAATGCAAACTGATCCCTAAATACAGACTTGACTGTGGGTATGCGTTGAAATCTAGATAAAATAGGGGTCAGAAAAAGGAGTGGAAGGtaggaagaagacaaaaagagaaaaagaaaaaaaggaaagaaattggaaaaatatttacagatatggatatatttagtatatagtAGGGCTGGGGGGGGATTGAGGGGGGAGAAATGGGAgtaaggagagaggaagagagagagagagacaagagagggaaagaggagcaagatgagagagagagagagagagagagagagagaggagagcagtgaggggaaggagagagatgCGCAGGTGCTAACTAAAGAGGGCTTAACGAGCCAgattaataacaattaaaatggaAGAGATTCTAACGAGCGAGAGTTATAATTAGGCTGGAGCACATCTCAAAGAACTCCAGGGTCTGGTGAGTCTGCATCTTCTGCGGTTCCTTGTTTTCTTGGTTCTCATCTGAAATGGAAGAGAGGAAAGGGTATTCGGAGTTAGACGGGGCAATGTTTGATGAGGGGAGACACACACAAGGAGATGtaggaaacacatacacacacacacacagacaggtatacatacccacagatacacacacacagatgtgcatgtgcacacacatacatacatgcagacaaaacCACAACTGGCAAAAAAggaaccacaataataataataataataataataataataatcctttctactggaagcacaaagcctgaaattttggggaaagaatcaagtcaattacatcaaccccagtgcgtaactggtactaattttatcgaccctgaaaggatgaaaggtaaagtcgacctcagtggaatttgaacttgggacGCAAAggacaaaatgccgccaagcattttgtctggaatgctaacgattttacaatctcataataataataataatattaataataataacaataataataataataataacggtgtcaaattttggcacaaggccagcaattttgaggggagggaggtAGTCGATATACCACTTATCCCCAGTacacgactggtactttattttatcgactccggaggaatgaaaagcaaagtttacccCAGTGGGGTACACTCACGAGGTAGAATCAAGATTGAGCCCTTCGTGTTTAGGCTATCAACAGGGaccagaaagaattattaggaaATTTAGAGAGACTCACCTAAAGTCTGAAGAAATTCTTCAGCTGCGTCTggagatgaaagagagaaaaggggaaatTAAACATCGGTTTTGTCAGTgctgtcatcatcaccagcatcatcatcatcatcatcatagcaagcatcaccaacaccaccacaacatccaccatcaccaccatcatcatcattactaccaccaccagcatcatagcaaacatcactaccaccaccaccactgtcatcaccagcatcatcatcaacatcatagcaagcatcaccagcaccaccaccatcgtcgtcatagCAAACATCtctactgtcaccaccacaacatccatcattgccaccaccaccaccacagtaaacatcatcaataccaccactatcaccatgatcaccaccaccaccaccaccaccatcaccatagccTCTACCACAAAATGCCACAATTTCCTCCCCCACAAACAACCCCCACCCTACCCAACACCTCCCGCCCGTCCGAGTCAGAGTCAGAGTGAGC
Coding sequences:
- the LOC106875313 gene encoding probable WRKY transcription factor protein 1 isoform X3 codes for the protein MNHYQQQQQQQQQRRHPQRQQQRQQRPLSEKMIDLHIYLVPSEMWRDKYNNMDNEDVSESISLGFIRIHPESRVYDLREEIEIQLNSPNLPQEYVFLKSVGRCLTKVKQHQELRLKAKHFLPQLNSSQKYGNEVYIIETSIRGSDSSASNSILMSSDQRSSSNNDHVTGGKFRYQNGNSKPGNGNNYHLPFLQTSEKLQRLVRVGPPHQNLKHINPTPLDPSSNSNSDTYLGSPTYQLGSKLVNDSNYYLEEVAMGTKLYSPPSLSLSPTHRNNRRRRRQRRIPARSVPRSDPVSRNVAGNDDDDDDDNDDDDDDDDVLPAIHSYSEPPHFSHPHFRSPYIHSYPYLINDMVMLPMSRSPRNSNRRARYNNNKNNNNNSNNNNKDYDDNNSNDNGDTRQSRSPNTRASLPADLSQRSTRRSKEKPKPEGNTTSDTRTMTDGKEGEEDEVRHNPTDEKRLRELRAREKLKREQEEQERWERLDNEQQNLELGLTKGVQEKLQQEEGGDDGEGPGEGQQGERLSPRKKNKAETGKGKGKERGEEGEEEGEDGDNEKEENGEEKAEEVKGEEAEDGVGDGEEEEEAELAENNTERDSRNENSFRPEPDTETTSKKGQSLTPAQKTAEPETARSKQKNETEKLQEMLESIREQRKSKERQREELVKRAKTLQAKIQNRRNHARDIWKKKYYEEKKKTPPLEEQCNKLRHELDVIHRKYISSLEPAKEKPTKITTKKPSEKNNILIQASRLKHETEDLQHRVDNAKMKLTAELKLRNQTEIELKALKGELIQQKINLNLIRKQQLSSIMTPGGTPAASQDMLIAIKQPIIQTTK
- the LOC106875313 gene encoding probable WRKY transcription factor protein 1 isoform X1 — its product is MYKEVYTEIILQFADYQQNIYFAIFSPKSSLDLTNTLIPLDYSKNLDYTTEGSQTLIYNMGRRREMIDLHIYLVPSEMWRDKYNNMDNEDVSESISLGFIRIHPESRVYDLREEIEIQLNSPNLPQEYVFLKSVGRCLTKVKQHQELRLKAKHFLPQLNSSQKYGNEVYIIETSIRGSDSSASNSILMSSDQRSSSNNDHVTGGKFRYQNGNSKPGNGNNYHLPFLQTSEKLQRLVRVGPPHQNLKHINPTPLDPSSNSNSDTYLGSPTYQLGSKLVNDSNYYLEEVAMGTKLYSPPSLSLSPTHRNNRRRRRQRRIPARSVPRSDPVSRNVAGNDDDDDDDNDDDDDDDDVLPAIHSYSEPPHFSHPHFRSPYIHSYPYLINDMVMLPMSRSPRNSNRRARYNNNKNNNNNSNNNNKDYDDNNSNDNGDTRQSRSPNTRASLPADLSQRSTRRSKEKPKPEGNTTSDTRTMTDGKEGEEDEVRHNPTDEKRLRELRAREKLKREQEEQERWERLDNEQQNLELGLTKGVQEKLQQEEGGDDGEGPGEGQQGERLSPRKKNKAETGKGKGKERGEEGEEEGEDGDNEKEENGEEKAEEVKGEEAEDGVGDGEEEEEAELAENNTERDSRNENSFRPEPDTETTSKKGQSLTPAQKTAEPETARSKQKNETEKLQEMLESIREQRKSKERQREELVKRAKTLQAKIQNRRNHARDIWKKKYYEEKKKTPPLEEQCNKLRHELDVIHRKYISSLEPAKEKPTKITTKKPSEKNNILIQASRLKHETEDLQHRVDNAKMKLTAELKLRNQTEIELKALKGELIQQKINLNLIRKQQLSSIMTPGGTPAASQDMLIAIKQPIIQTTK
- the LOC106875313 gene encoding spermatogenesis-associated protein 1 isoform X5, yielding MYKEVYTEIILQFADYQQNIYFAIFSPKSSLDLTNTLIPLDYSKNLDYTTEGSQTLIYNMGRRREMIDLHIYLVPSEMWRDKYNNMDNEDVSESISLGFIRIHPESRVYDLREEIEIQLNSPNLPQEYVFLKSVGRCLTKVKQHQELRLKAKHFLPQLNSSQKYGNEVYIIETSIRGSDSSASNSILMSSDQRSSSNNDHVTGGKFRYQNGNSKPGNGNNYHLPFLQTSEKLQRLVRVGPPHQNLKHINPTPLDPSSNSNSDTYLGSPTYQLGSKLVNDSNYYLEEVAMGTKLYSPPSLSLSPTHRNNRRRRRQRRIPARRSKEKPKPEGNTTSDTRTMTDGKEGEEDEVRHNPTDEKRLRELRAREKLKREQEEQERWERLDNEQQNLELGLTKGVQEKLQQEEGGDDGEGPGEGQQGERLSPRKKNKAETGKGKGKERGEEGEEEGEDGDNEKEENGEEKAEEVKGEEAEDGVGDGEEEEEAELAENNTERDSRNENSFRPEPDTETTSKKGQSLTPAQKTAEPETARSKQKNETEKLQEMLESIREQRKSKERQREELVKRAKTLQAKIQNRRNHARDIWKKKYYEEKKKTPPLEEQCNKLRHELDVIHRKYISSLEPAKEKPTKITTKKPSEKNNILIQASRLKHETEDLQHRVDNAKMKLTAELKLRNQTEIELKALKGELIQQKINLNLIRKQQLSSIMTPGGTPAASQDMLIAIKQPIIQTTK
- the LOC106875313 gene encoding probable WRKY transcription factor protein 1 isoform X2, producing the protein MKILLSSTFPSLVNQIQNDLCENDCALPVSYQMIDLHIYLVPSEMWRDKYNNMDNEDVSESISLGFIRIHPESRVYDLREEIEIQLNSPNLPQEYVFLKSVGRCLTKVKQHQELRLKAKHFLPQLNSSQKYGNEVYIIETSIRGSDSSASNSILMSSDQRSSSNNDHVTGGKFRYQNGNSKPGNGNNYHLPFLQTSEKLQRLVRVGPPHQNLKHINPTPLDPSSNSNSDTYLGSPTYQLGSKLVNDSNYYLEEVAMGTKLYSPPSLSLSPTHRNNRRRRRQRRIPARSVPRSDPVSRNVAGNDDDDDDDNDDDDDDDDVLPAIHSYSEPPHFSHPHFRSPYIHSYPYLINDMVMLPMSRSPRNSNRRARYNNNKNNNNNSNNNNKDYDDNNSNDNGDTRQSRSPNTRASLPADLSQRSTRRSKEKPKPEGNTTSDTRTMTDGKEGEEDEVRHNPTDEKRLRELRAREKLKREQEEQERWERLDNEQQNLELGLTKGVQEKLQQEEGGDDGEGPGEGQQGERLSPRKKNKAETGKGKGKERGEEGEEEGEDGDNEKEENGEEKAEEVKGEEAEDGVGDGEEEEEAELAENNTERDSRNENSFRPEPDTETTSKKGQSLTPAQKTAEPETARSKQKNETEKLQEMLESIREQRKSKERQREELVKRAKTLQAKIQNRRNHARDIWKKKYYEEKKKTPPLEEQCNKLRHELDVIHRKYISSLEPAKEKPTKITTKKPSEKNNILIQASRLKHETEDLQHRVDNAKMKLTAELKLRNQTEIELKALKGELIQQKINLNLIRKQQLSSIMTPGGTPAASQDMLIAIKQPIIQTTK
- the LOC106875313 gene encoding spermatogenesis-associated protein 1 isoform X4, yielding MIDLHIYLVPSEMWRDKYNNMDNEDVSESISLGFIRIHPESRVYDLREEIEIQLNSPNLPQEYVFLKSVGRCLTKVKQHQELRLKAKHFLPQLNSSQKYGNEVYIIETSIRGSDSSASNSILMSSDQRSSSNNDHVTGGKFRYQNGNSKPGNGNNYHLPFLQTSEKLQRLVRVGPPHQNLKHINPTPLDPSSNSNSDTYLGSPTYQLGSKLVNDSNYYLEEVAMGTKLYSPPSLSLSPTHRNNRRRRRQRRIPARSVPRSDPVSRNVAGNDDDDDDDNDDDDDDDDVLPAIHSYSEPPHFSHPHFRSPYIHSYPYLINDMVMLPMSRSPRNSNRRARYNNNKNNNNNSNNNNKDYDDNNSNDNGDTRQSRSPNTRASLPADLSQRSTRRSKEKPKPEGNTTSDTRTMTDGKEGEEDEVRHNPTDEKRLRELRAREKLKREQEEQERWERLDNEQQNLELGLTKGVQEKLQQEEGGDDGEGPGEGQQGERLSPRKKNKAETGKGKGKERGEEGEEEGEDGDNEKEENGEEKAEEVKGEEAEDGVGDGEEEEEAELAENNTERDSRNENSFRPEPDTETTSKKGQSLTPAQKTAEPETARSKQKNETEKLQEMLESIREQRKSKERQREELVKRAKTLQAKIQNRRNHARDIWKKKYYEEKKKTPPLEEQCNKLRHELDVIHRKYISSLEPAKEKPTKITTKKPSEKNNILIQASRLKHETEDLQHRVDNAKMKLTAELKLRNQTEIELKALKGELIQQKINLNLIRKQQLSSIMTPGGTPAASQDMLIAIKQPIIQTTK